In a single window of the Daphnia carinata strain CSIRO-1 chromosome 4, CSIRO_AGI_Dcar_HiC_V3, whole genome shotgun sequence genome:
- the LOC130692720 gene encoding pro-resilin-like, protein MEVEPISFVFHRKGLLKPLPSSAKLAALQFSQSWTKVASAGAGAGQNYGAQSGAAQQEQDYGAQVSASAGAGQAYGLQNGGAQQQQGYGASSIPQKPTNTYNSNGNGNKPSASASSYEQEQPPMPYEFAWAVKNEPTENDYAHEAKSDSKVVIGSYHVLLPGGPTQIVSCRADENGYVANAKYEGEAQFPAPSNGNGNYGNGNGSGNGSKNYGNGNNSGNNNYGSGNDRVNSNKPSY, encoded by the exons ATGGAAGTCGAACCAATCTCttttg TATTCCATCGCAAGGGACTTCTCAAGCCTCTTCCTTCTTCAGCAAAGTTAGCTGCGCTACAATTCTCGCAGTCTTGGACAAAAGTT gCCTCAGCAGGCGCTGGAGCTGGGCAAAACTACGGAGCTCAGTCTGGTGCTGCCCAACAAGAACAGG ATTATGGTGCTCAAGTATCTGCTAGCGCTGGAGCTGGACAGG CTTACGGTTTACAAAACGGAGGTGCCCAGCAGCAACAAGGTTACGGCGCATCCAGCATTCCCCAGAAACCAACGAATACTTACAACAGCAATGGAAACGGAAACAAACCTTCCGCATCTGCTTCATCCTATGAACAGGAG CAACCCCCGATGCCATACGAATTCGCTTGGGCCGTCAAGAATGAGCCAACCGAGAACGACTACGCTCATGAAGCCAAGAGCGATAGCAAAGTTGTGATCGGATCTTACCACGTTCTTCTTCCCGGTGGCCCCACTCAGATCGTTTCTTGCCGAGCCGATGAGAACGGCTACGTCGCTAATGCCAAGTATGAAGGTGAGGCCCAGTTCCCCGCACCGTCCAACGGTAACGGGAACTACGGGAACGGCAATGGCTCTGGAAATGGAAGTAAAAACTATGGAAATGGTAATAACAGCGGCAACAACAATTACGGAAGCGGCAATGATCGAGTGAACAGCAACAAGCCATCATattaa